A single genomic interval of Quadrisphaera sp. RL12-1S harbors:
- a CDS encoding RsmB/NOP family class I SAM-dependent RNA methyltransferase, whose protein sequence is MTPPERRGPRGPQRGGPRRGQAGPGGPGGPGGEPRPWTTTAPSARPRSGDPARRAAFDVLRAVDEQDAYANLVLPRLLRAARLDGRDAAFATELAYGALRGRGTYDAVLAACVDRPLAQLDPPVLDALRLGAHQLLATRVAPHAAVSETVALVRGAIGAGPAGFVNAVLRRVAEHDLPTWLDRVAPPLEGPGADVVAALAVRESHPAWVVRALREALVLAGRPVAELPDLLAADNARPHVALAALPGLAEPSELLAAGAEPGRWSPLAAVMPDGDPGDLPAVREARARVQDEGSQLAALALLAAPLQGDGDGRWADLCAGPGGKAALLAASAAQRGARLLAVEVAPHRAKLVEQALAGVTGAHNGVVEVVAGDGRAVGSERPGEFDRVLVDAPCTGLGALRRRPEARWRRTPADLAALAPLQRELLGSALEAVRPGGVVAYVTCSPHPAETQAVVDDVVRSWAKDGEPLEVLDAPAVLRDLAGVEAGTGDGGRRAQLWPHLHGTDAMSVSLLRRPL, encoded by the coding sequence GTGACCCCGCCCGAGCGGCGCGGCCCACGGGGTCCGCAGCGCGGCGGACCGCGCCGCGGCCAGGCCGGTCCGGGTGGTCCGGGTGGTCCGGGTGGTGAGCCGCGCCCCTGGACGACGACGGCGCCCTCGGCCCGTCCGCGCAGCGGCGACCCCGCCCGGCGGGCGGCCTTCGACGTGCTGCGTGCCGTCGACGAGCAGGACGCCTACGCCAACCTCGTGCTGCCGCGCCTGCTGCGCGCCGCCCGGCTCGACGGGCGCGACGCCGCCTTCGCCACCGAGCTCGCCTACGGCGCGCTGCGCGGCCGGGGCACCTACGACGCCGTCCTCGCCGCCTGCGTGGACCGGCCGCTCGCCCAGCTCGACCCGCCCGTGCTCGACGCCCTCCGCCTGGGCGCCCACCAGCTGCTGGCCACCCGCGTGGCCCCGCACGCCGCGGTCAGCGAGACCGTGGCGCTGGTGCGCGGCGCCATCGGCGCCGGGCCCGCCGGCTTCGTCAACGCGGTGCTGCGACGCGTCGCCGAGCACGACCTGCCGACCTGGCTCGACCGGGTCGCCCCGCCGCTGGAGGGCCCGGGCGCCGACGTGGTCGCCGCGCTGGCGGTGCGGGAGAGCCACCCCGCGTGGGTGGTCCGCGCGCTGCGCGAGGCGCTCGTGCTGGCGGGCCGCCCCGTCGCGGAGCTGCCCGACCTCCTGGCCGCCGACAACGCCCGCCCCCACGTGGCGCTCGCCGCGCTCCCCGGCCTCGCTGAGCCGTCCGAGCTGCTCGCCGCCGGGGCGGAGCCCGGCCGCTGGTCTCCTCTCGCCGCGGTGATGCCCGACGGCGACCCCGGTGACCTGCCCGCCGTGCGCGAGGCCCGCGCCCGGGTGCAGGACGAGGGCAGCCAGCTCGCGGCGCTCGCGCTGCTGGCGGCACCGCTGCAGGGCGACGGCGACGGGCGCTGGGCCGACCTGTGCGCCGGCCCCGGCGGCAAGGCCGCGCTCCTCGCGGCGAGCGCCGCCCAGCGGGGAGCGCGGCTGCTGGCCGTGGAGGTGGCGCCGCACCGCGCGAAGCTCGTGGAGCAGGCGCTGGCCGGCGTGACCGGTGCCCACAACGGCGTCGTCGAGGTGGTGGCCGGCGACGGCCGCGCCGTCGGGTCCGAGCGGCCGGGGGAGTTCGACAGGGTGCTCGTCGACGCCCCCTGCACCGGCCTCGGCGCGCTGCGCCGCCGTCCGGAGGCCCGCTGGCGCCGCACCCCCGCCGACCTCGCGGCCCTCGCGCCGCTGCAGCGCGAGCTGCTCGGGTCCGCGCTGGAGGCGGTGCGCCCCGGTGGCGTGGTCGCCTACGTGACGTGCAGCCCGCACCCGGCGGAGACGCAGGCCGTGGTGGACGACGTCGTGCGCAGCTGGGCCAAGGACGGCGAGCCGCTCGAGGTGCTCGACGCCCCGGCCGTGCTGCGGGACCTGGCCGGCGTGGAGGCGGGCACGGGCGACGGCGGCCGCCGCGCGCAGCTGTGGCCGCACCTGCACGGCACCGACGCGATGAGCGTCAGCCTGCTCCGCCGACCCCTCTGA